In Antechinus flavipes isolate AdamAnt ecotype Samford, QLD, Australia chromosome 3, AdamAnt_v2, whole genome shotgun sequence, a genomic segment contains:
- the SMTNL2 gene encoding smoothelin-like protein 2 isoform X3, which produces MESASGEKAGARAAEAELGFECEGAPAGLREEVRALRADVARFQRGVERRVAEALGLAGPLARTVAELQSEHERLRAHLGQLTRHVEALAHATGLPLDCGPESGAGPASPGARGPPRFASHAVFSLSGRGQSGEQEEWADSEAKRASNASVMENGHQVTAGPGHLSPEAPEPLEPHPPSVALCMPHQPVTAITRGSEKASGEIVCPALAGASVASPGSGETGKTAGHAEKSFRITRSSSVTSFGMTSVFVNNESLQQTTAPKSPSPPPPAVGHRQGERRRELVRSQTLPRTSGAQARKALFEKWEQDAGKGRGESRAKLKRSQSFGVASASSIKQILLEWCRSKTLGYQHVDLQNFSSSWSDGMAFCALIHSFFPEAFDYNTLDPSQRKKNFELAFTMAENLAQCERLIEVDDMMVMGRKPDPMCVFTYVQSLYNHLRRFE; this is translated from the exons ATGGAGAGCGCATCCGGAGAGAAAGCTGGGGCGAGAGCCGCCGAGGCCGAGCTCGGGTTCGAGTGCGAGGGGGCGCCGGCTGGTCTCCGCGAGGAGGTGCGCGCCCTGCGCGCGGACGTGGCCCGCTTCCAGCGTGGCGTGGAGCGCAGAGTGGCCGAGGCGCTGGGGCTGGCGGGGCCCCTGGCACGCACTGTGGCCGAGCTGCAGAGCGAGCACGAGCGCTTGCGGGCCCACCTGGGGCAGCTGACGCGCCACGTGGAGGCGCTGGCGCACGCCACCGGCTTGCCCCTGGACTGCGGACCCGAATCCGGGGCCGGACCGGCGTCCCCCGGGGCCCGGGGGCCCCCGCGCTTCGCCAGCCACGCGGTGTTCTCGCTGTCAGGCCGTGGCCAG AGCGGGGAGCAGGAGGAATGGGCCGATTCGGAGGCAAAGAGAGCCTCAAATGCCTCAGTTATGGAGAACGGGCACCAGGTGACAGCAG GTCCGGGGCACCTGTCCCCAGAGGCCCCCGAGCCCCTCGAGCCTCACCCCCCCAGCGTGGCTCTTTGCATGCCCCACCAGCCCGTCACCGCCATCACCCGGGGCTCCGAGAAGGCTTCCGGGGAGATCGTGTGCCCAGCCCTGGCAGGCGCCTCCGTGGCCAGCCCGGGATCCGGCGAAACGGGGAAGACGGCCGGCCATGCAG AGAAGAGCTTCAGGATCACCAGGTCCTCCTCGGTCACCAGCTTCGGGATGACCAGTGTCTTTGTCAACAATGAGAG TCTCCAGCAGACGACAGCTCCCAAATCCCCATCCCCGCCTCCGCCGGCGGTCGGCCATCGGCAGGGGGAGCGCCGCCGAGAGCTGGTGAGATCCCAGACGCTGCCGCGGACCTCGGGGGCTCAGGCGCGCAAAGCTCTCTTTGAGAAGTGGGAACAAGATGCCGGCAA GGGCCGAGGGGAGTCCCGGGCCAAGCTCAAGCGCTCGCAGAGCTTCGGGGTGGCCAGTGCCAGCAGCATCAAGCAGATCCTGTTGGAGTGGTGCCGCTCCAAGACCCTCGGGTACCAG CACGTCGACCTCCAGAACTTCTCCTCCAGCTGGAGCGACGGCATGGCCTTCTGCGCCCTCATTCACTCCTTCTTCCCAGAGGCCTTTGACTACAACACCTTGGACCCCAGCCAGCGGAAGAAGAACTTTGAGCTGGCCTTCACCATGGCCGA GAACCTGGCCCAGTGCGAGCGCCTCATCGAGGTGGACGACATGATGGTGATGGGCCGCAAGCCGGACCCCATGTGTGTCTTCACGTACGTGCAGTCCCTGTACAACCACCTGCGGCGCTTTGAGTGA
- the SMTNL2 gene encoding smoothelin-like protein 2 isoform X1 → MESASGEKAGARAAEAELGFECEGAPAGLREEVRALRADVARFQRGVERRVAEALGLAGPLARTVAELQSEHERLRAHLGQLTRHVEALAHATGLPLDCGPESGAGPASPGARGPPRFASHAVFSLSGRGQVNFFLPVEDEAASSGEQEEWADSEAKRASNASVMENGHQVTAGPGHLSPEAPEPLEPHPPSVALCMPHQPVTAITRGSEKASGEIVCPALAGASVASPGSGETGKTAGHAEKSFRITRSSSVTSFGMTSVFVNNESLQQTTAPKSPSPPPPAVGHRQGERRRELVRSQTLPRTSGAQARKALFEKWEQDAGKGRGESRAKLKRSQSFGVASASSIKQILLEWCRSKTLGYQHVDLQNFSSSWSDGMAFCALIHSFFPEAFDYNTLDPSQRKKNFELAFTMAENLAQCERLIEVDDMMVMGRKPDPMCVFTYVQSLYNHLRRFE, encoded by the exons ATGGAGAGCGCATCCGGAGAGAAAGCTGGGGCGAGAGCCGCCGAGGCCGAGCTCGGGTTCGAGTGCGAGGGGGCGCCGGCTGGTCTCCGCGAGGAGGTGCGCGCCCTGCGCGCGGACGTGGCCCGCTTCCAGCGTGGCGTGGAGCGCAGAGTGGCCGAGGCGCTGGGGCTGGCGGGGCCCCTGGCACGCACTGTGGCCGAGCTGCAGAGCGAGCACGAGCGCTTGCGGGCCCACCTGGGGCAGCTGACGCGCCACGTGGAGGCGCTGGCGCACGCCACCGGCTTGCCCCTGGACTGCGGACCCGAATCCGGGGCCGGACCGGCGTCCCCCGGGGCCCGGGGGCCCCCGCGCTTCGCCAGCCACGCGGTGTTCTCGCTGTCAGGCCGTGGCCAG GTGAATTTCTTTCTTCCCGTAGAAGATGAGGCGGCCTCC AGCGGGGAGCAGGAGGAATGGGCCGATTCGGAGGCAAAGAGAGCCTCAAATGCCTCAGTTATGGAGAACGGGCACCAGGTGACAGCAG GTCCGGGGCACCTGTCCCCAGAGGCCCCCGAGCCCCTCGAGCCTCACCCCCCCAGCGTGGCTCTTTGCATGCCCCACCAGCCCGTCACCGCCATCACCCGGGGCTCCGAGAAGGCTTCCGGGGAGATCGTGTGCCCAGCCCTGGCAGGCGCCTCCGTGGCCAGCCCGGGATCCGGCGAAACGGGGAAGACGGCCGGCCATGCAG AGAAGAGCTTCAGGATCACCAGGTCCTCCTCGGTCACCAGCTTCGGGATGACCAGTGTCTTTGTCAACAATGAGAG TCTCCAGCAGACGACAGCTCCCAAATCCCCATCCCCGCCTCCGCCGGCGGTCGGCCATCGGCAGGGGGAGCGCCGCCGAGAGCTGGTGAGATCCCAGACGCTGCCGCGGACCTCGGGGGCTCAGGCGCGCAAAGCTCTCTTTGAGAAGTGGGAACAAGATGCCGGCAA GGGCCGAGGGGAGTCCCGGGCCAAGCTCAAGCGCTCGCAGAGCTTCGGGGTGGCCAGTGCCAGCAGCATCAAGCAGATCCTGTTGGAGTGGTGCCGCTCCAAGACCCTCGGGTACCAG CACGTCGACCTCCAGAACTTCTCCTCCAGCTGGAGCGACGGCATGGCCTTCTGCGCCCTCATTCACTCCTTCTTCCCAGAGGCCTTTGACTACAACACCTTGGACCCCAGCCAGCGGAAGAAGAACTTTGAGCTGGCCTTCACCATGGCCGA GAACCTGGCCCAGTGCGAGCGCCTCATCGAGGTGGACGACATGATGGTGATGGGCCGCAAGCCGGACCCCATGTGTGTCTTCACGTACGTGCAGTCCCTGTACAACCACCTGCGGCGCTTTGAGTGA